In a single window of the Thermus amyloliquefaciens genome:
- the aspC gene encoding aspartate/prephenate aminotransferase, translating into MRGLSQKVKAMKPSATVAVNARALELRRQGVDLVALTAGEPDFDTPEHVKEAARRALAQGKTKYAPPAGIPELREALAEKFRRENGLFVTPEQTIVTVGGKQALFNLFQAILDPGDEVIVLAPYWVSYPEMVRFAGGVPVEVATLPEEGFVPDPERVRKAITGRTKALVVNSPNNPTGAVYPREVLEALARLAQEHDFYLVSDEIYEHLIYEGEHFSPGQLAPEHTLTVNGAAKAFAMTGWRIGYACGPKEVIRAMADVSSQSTTSPDTIAQWATLEALTNQEASRAFIAMAREAYRKRRDLLLQGLAELGLRAVRPSGAFYVLLDTSPFAEDEVKAAERLLEAGVAVVPGTDFAAYGHVRLSYATGEENLKKALERFARALNPTP; encoded by the coding sequence ATGCGTGGCCTTTCACAAAAGGTTAAGGCCATGAAGCCCTCGGCCACGGTGGCGGTGAACGCCCGGGCCCTGGAGCTGAGGCGCCAGGGCGTGGACCTGGTGGCCCTCACCGCTGGGGAGCCGGACTTTGACACCCCCGAGCATGTTAAGGAGGCGGCCCGGCGCGCCCTGGCCCAGGGGAAGACCAAGTATGCGCCCCCCGCGGGCATCCCCGAGCTCCGCGAGGCCTTGGCGGAGAAGTTCCGCAGGGAAAACGGCCTCTTTGTCACCCCCGAGCAGACCATCGTCACCGTGGGGGGGAAGCAGGCCCTATTTAACCTCTTCCAAGCCATCCTGGACCCCGGGGATGAGGTGATCGTCCTTGCCCCTTACTGGGTGAGCTACCCGGAGATGGTGCGCTTTGCGGGGGGGGTGCCGGTGGAGGTGGCCACCCTTCCCGAGGAGGGGTTCGTGCCCGACCCCGAGCGGGTGAGGAAGGCCATCACCGGGCGGACCAAGGCCCTGGTGGTGAACTCCCCCAACAACCCCACGGGGGCGGTCTACCCCCGGGAGGTCCTCGAGGCCCTGGCCCGCCTTGCCCAAGAGCACGATTTCTATCTGGTCTCCGACGAGATTTACGAGCACCTCATCTACGAGGGGGAACACTTCTCCCCCGGGCAGCTGGCCCCCGAGCACACCCTCACCGTGAACGGGGCGGCCAAGGCCTTCGCCATGACCGGCTGGCGCATCGGCTACGCCTGCGGCCCCAAGGAGGTGATCCGGGCCATGGCGGACGTCTCCAGCCAGTCCACCACCAGCCCCGACACCATCGCCCAGTGGGCCACCCTCGAGGCCCTCACCAACCAGGAGGCCTCCCGGGCCTTCATAGCCATGGCCCGGGAAGCCTACCGCAAGCGGCGGGACCTGCTCCTTCAGGGCCTTGCGGAGTTGGGCCTAAGGGCGGTGCGCCCCAGCGGGGCCTTCTACGTCCTTCTGGACACCTCCCCCTTCGCCGAGGACGAGGTGAAGGCGGCGGAGAGGCTTCTTGAAGCTGGGGTGGCGGTGGTTCCGGGCACCGACTTCGCCGCCTATGGGCACGTGCGCCTCTCCTACGCCACGGGCGAGGAAAACCTGAAAAAGGCCCTGGAACGCTTTGCCCGCGCTTTGAACCCCACCCCTTAG
- a CDS encoding type II toxin-antitoxin system VapC family toxin: MKAPPLLLDTHAWVWFLTGSDMLPSPLRAHLEEARREKRLFISAITPWEVAVLARKGRIVFSMDPMDWLDAALRIPGIQVVPLDAWVAIKAAYLDLPHPDPADRFILATALKLAAVLITRDGRLRSYGGVRTLWD; encoded by the coding sequence GTGAAGGCCCCACCCCTTCTTCTGGACACCCATGCCTGGGTATGGTTTCTAACCGGCTCGGATATGCTCCCTTCACCCCTTAGGGCTCACCTAGAGGAGGCCCGCCGGGAAAAGCGCCTTTTCATTTCCGCCATCACCCCTTGGGAGGTGGCGGTTTTGGCACGCAAGGGGCGCATCGTCTTTTCCATGGACCCCATGGACTGGCTGGATGCGGCCCTAAGGATTCCGGGCATCCAGGTGGTTCCCTTGGATGCCTGGGTGGCGATAAAAGCCGCCTACTTGGACCTTCCCCACCCTGACCCTGCCGACCGGTTCATCCTGGCCACCGCCTTGAAGCTGGCCGCGGTCCTGATTACCCGGGATGGGAGGTTGCGGTCCTATGGGGGTGTGCGCACCCTTTGGGATTAA
- a CDS encoding type II toxin-antitoxin system Phd/YefM family antitoxin → MRVSKSYFKAHALELLRQVEATGEPLILTDRGRPVLVVQPYREEDDLDRLKGTLVLYQDPLEPTGEGWEALA, encoded by the coding sequence ATGAGGGTGTCCAAGAGTTATTTTAAGGCCCATGCCCTCGAGCTCCTCCGCCAGGTGGAGGCCACAGGGGAGCCCTTGATCCTCACGGACCGGGGCCGGCCTGTCTTGGTGGTCCAGCCCTACCGGGAGGAGGATGACCTGGACAGGCTTAAGGGGACCCTCGTGCTCTACCAAGACCCCTTGGAACCCACGGGGGAAGGGTGGGAGGCCCTGGCGTGA
- a CDS encoding diacylglycerol/lipid kinase family protein, whose amino-acid sequence MERWVIVNPAAGRGKVGRLSGSILKAARERGARAFLTEGPGHATELARSAPPGARVVAVGGDGTVHEVLRGLAGTEKVLGVVPIGSGNDFARMLGLKGLPWGEALERALFAQEEAIDLCWVNGEPFGASLGIGFDALVAKKALTAPSFLRGMPRYLYALFGVLRELRLPEGRVVVGGEEVHRGPLLLVAVMNGPAYGGGIPIAPMADPRDGQFSVILARAFTRPGVVFILPRLLLGKHLSHPQVVAFAGREVVVEFPHPVPAHADGELLPEARLYRAWVEPLGLRVVGGRAGEKGERPLLSPVGAG is encoded by the coding sequence GTGGAAAGGTGGGTCATCGTAAACCCGGCGGCGGGACGGGGCAAGGTGGGGAGGCTTTCCGGGTCCATCCTCAAGGCGGCGCGGGAGCGGGGGGCCCGGGCCTTCCTCACCGAGGGGCCGGGCCACGCCACGGAGCTTGCCCGAAGCGCCCCCCCGGGGGCGCGGGTGGTGGCCGTGGGGGGGGACGGGACGGTGCACGAGGTGCTAAGGGGCCTGGCGGGCACGGAGAAGGTGCTGGGGGTGGTGCCCATCGGCAGCGGCAACGACTTCGCCCGCATGCTGGGCCTGAAGGGGCTCCCTTGGGGCGAGGCCCTTGAACGGGCCCTCTTTGCCCAAGAGGAGGCCATTGACCTCTGCTGGGTAAACGGCGAGCCCTTTGGGGCCTCTCTGGGCATCGGCTTTGACGCCTTGGTGGCCAAGAAGGCCCTCACCGCCCCCTCCTTCCTCCGGGGCATGCCCCGCTACCTTTACGCCCTCTTCGGGGTGCTTAGGGAGCTCCGCCTACCCGAGGGGCGGGTGGTGGTGGGCGGGGAGGAGGTGCACCGAGGACCCCTGCTCCTGGTGGCGGTAATGAACGGGCCCGCCTATGGGGGTGGCATCCCCATTGCCCCCATGGCCGATCCCCGGGATGGCCAGTTCTCCGTGATCCTGGCCCGCGCCTTCACCCGGCCCGGGGTGGTCTTCATCCTGCCCCGGCTCCTTTTGGGCAAGCACCTTTCCCACCCCCAGGTGGTGGCCTTTGCCGGGCGGGAGGTGGTGGTGGAGTTTCCTCATCCCGTCCCTGCCCATGCCGACGGGGAGCTTCTGCCGGAAGCCCGGCTCTACCGGGCCTGGGTAGAGCCCTTGGGCCTTAGGGTGGTGGGGGGAAGGGCGGGGGAAAAGGGGGAAAGACCCCTCCTAAGCCCGGTGGGGGCGGGATGA
- a CDS encoding histidine phosphatase family protein, with amino-acid sequence MGLLTHFLQGPHPKTALLLTRAGPVENPEHALYSHPGLPLSPKGRQALRALAGLARGYPVAWVYAADSLAEAEAAGLLAEALGVPFTLLPELRERGWGEWEGLSFAEVRARFPQEVKAWLQDEAGFAPPGGESLREAWERGRRAVLGLLARHRGQALLLVGNCTVNRAALSLALPLPPEEGLRLEQDYGKLSVVEFYGEEGVVKALNLEGCP; translated from the coding sequence ATGGGTCTCCTCACCCACTTCCTGCAAGGCCCCCACCCCAAGACCGCCCTCCTCCTCACCCGGGCGGGGCCGGTGGAAAACCCGGAACACGCGCTTTACAGCCATCCAGGCCTTCCGCTTTCGCCAAAGGGCAGGCAGGCCCTCCGCGCCCTGGCCGGGCTAGCCCGGGGCTACCCCGTGGCCTGGGTCTACGCCGCGGATAGCCTGGCCGAGGCCGAGGCGGCGGGGCTTCTGGCGGAGGCCCTAGGGGTGCCCTTCACCCTCCTCCCCGAGCTCAGGGAACGGGGCTGGGGGGAATGGGAAGGGCTCAGCTTTGCGGAGGTAAGGGCGCGCTTCCCCCAGGAGGTGAAGGCCTGGCTTCAGGACGAGGCGGGCTTCGCACCCCCCGGGGGGGAGAGCCTGCGGGAAGCCTGGGAGCGGGGTAGGCGGGCGGTGCTGGGCCTGCTGGCCCGGCACCGGGGCCAGGCCCTCCTCCTGGTGGGGAACTGCACGGTAAACCGGGCGGCCCTTTCCCTAGCCCTCCCCCTCCCCCCGGAGGAGGGGCTAAGGCTGGAGCAGGACTACGGGAAGCTCTCCGTGGTGGAGTTCTACGGGGAGGAGGGGGTGGTGAAGGCCCTCAACCTGGAGGGGTGTCCCTAG
- a CDS encoding GNAT family N-acetyltransferase: MIRPVARQDLPGLLKLLRWMDESPKRGVLAPEARDLSELAEELEDGLVLLRDGEVAGYVGLYAFWDGAALEGPLAYREEDLPPLLQAAEERARELRVERLYAFPREENRAVREALEQADYGLLHLTYFFVKDPEGLDYPPPEGVVIRRGFPGPGVYRELYRESEEGWALRLKWTDEELWEHFQDPHVHLLVAYRGDEPVGLAEVELEEGEASVAYIGVVPQARGQGIGRALLAEAARLAKKKGATLLRVRAHDHETGALELYRNLGFSLEEAVATYAKELKARR, encoded by the coding sequence ATGATCCGGCCCGTGGCCCGCCAGGACCTTCCGGGGCTTTTGAAGCTCCTTCGCTGGATGGACGAAAGCCCCAAGCGGGGGGTCCTGGCCCCGGAGGCCCGGGACCTTTCGGAGCTGGCGGAGGAGCTGGAGGACGGCCTGGTCCTCCTTAGGGACGGGGAAGTGGCGGGGTACGTGGGGCTGTACGCCTTCTGGGATGGCGCGGCCCTCGAGGGGCCCCTGGCCTACCGGGAGGAGGACCTTCCCCCCCTTCTCCAGGCCGCGGAGGAACGGGCCCGGGAGCTTCGCGTGGAACGGCTTTACGCCTTTCCCCGGGAGGAGAACCGCGCGGTGCGGGAAGCCCTGGAGCAGGCCGACTACGGCCTCCTGCACCTCACCTACTTCTTCGTTAAGGACCCGGAGGGCCTGGACTACCCGCCCCCTGAGGGCGTGGTCATCCGACGGGGTTTTCCCGGCCCCGGGGTCTACCGGGAACTGTACCGGGAGAGCGAGGAGGGCTGGGCCCTGCGCCTCAAGTGGACGGACGAGGAGCTTTGGGAACACTTCCAGGACCCCCATGTCCACCTCCTGGTGGCCTACCGGGGGGACGAACCCGTGGGCCTGGCCGAGGTGGAGCTGGAGGAAGGGGAGGCCAGCGTGGCCTATATCGGCGTGGTGCCCCAGGCCCGGGGCCAGGGCATCGGGCGGGCCCTCCTGGCGGAAGCGGCGAGGCTGGCCAAGAAGAAGGGCGCCACCCTCCTCAGGGTCCGGGCCCACGACCACGAGACCGGGGCCCTGGAGCTTTACCGCAACCTGGGCTTCAGCCTCGAGGAGGCGGTGGCCACCTACGCCAAGGAGCTCAAGGCCAGGCGGTAG
- a CDS encoding histone deacetylase family protein: MRAYSTAHLRVDLPEGHPFPLYKYQGVAEALKGLLPILPAPEVPEEALRLAHHQEYLERLFTQGLSREESLRLGLPFSPSLLRRALHAAGGTLAAALDALEGGLGLNLSGGTHHAFPDRAEGYSLFNDVAVAVAWLRREGFAGRILVVDLDAHQGNGTAVFFQHDPTVFTLSLHGERNYPLRKERSDLDVGLPDGVGDEAYLWALDVALEEAQAFRPGLVFYNAGVDVLKGDRFGRLALSPEGVRRRDERVFRMVKALGVPLVVVMGGGYNRDPRLTVEAHAETYRLALSSLA, encoded by the coding sequence GTGCGGGCCTACTCCACCGCCCACCTGAGGGTGGACCTCCCCGAGGGCCACCCCTTCCCCCTCTACAAGTACCAGGGGGTGGCGGAGGCCCTAAAGGGACTCCTTCCCATCCTGCCCGCCCCCGAGGTGCCGGAGGAGGCCCTCCGCCTGGCCCACCACCAGGAATACCTGGAAAGGCTTTTCACCCAGGGGCTTTCCCGGGAGGAGTCCTTGCGCCTGGGCCTCCCCTTCAGCCCAAGCCTCCTGAGGCGGGCCCTCCACGCCGCCGGGGGCACCCTGGCCGCGGCCCTGGACGCCCTGGAGGGGGGGCTTGGCCTCAACCTCTCCGGGGGCACCCACCACGCCTTCCCCGACCGGGCCGAGGGGTATAGCCTTTTCAACGACGTGGCCGTGGCCGTGGCCTGGCTGAGGCGGGAGGGTTTTGCCGGCCGGATCCTCGTAGTGGACCTGGACGCCCACCAGGGGAACGGCACGGCGGTGTTCTTTCAGCACGATCCCACGGTCTTCACCCTTTCCCTTCATGGGGAGCGGAACTACCCCTTGAGGAAGGAGCGGAGCGACCTGGACGTGGGGCTTCCCGACGGGGTGGGGGACGAGGCCTATCTTTGGGCCCTGGACGTGGCCTTGGAGGAGGCCCAGGCCTTCCGCCCGGGTCTGGTTTTCTACAACGCCGGGGTGGACGTGCTAAAGGGGGACCGGTTTGGCCGCTTGGCTTTGAGCCCGGAAGGGGTGAGGAGGCGGGATGAACGGGTGTTCCGCATGGTGAAGGCCTTGGGGGTGCCCTTGGTGGTGGTGATGGGCGGGGGGTACAACCGCGACCCCCGGCTCACGGTGGAGGCCCACGCCGAGACCTACCGCCTGGCCTTGAGCTCCTTGGCGTAG
- a CDS encoding metallophosphoesterase — protein MEWSLRLLVLADQTHPHVHSPRFPENLGPFDLVLGAGDLPGEYLEYVASKVAVPVLYVPGNHGEEWVGEGQERRRPGGAVNLHGRLFAHRGLLLYGVGGVPRYREGEGQLSEGELLALALKPLFLLPRRLLWGHGVDVLLTHAPPPGPTAGEGFPHRGSPAFLLLHRLLRPRLHVHGHVPLLGAPSFRRHRTPLGVEVVHVQGYALLSL, from the coding sequence ATAGAGTGGAGCTTGCGTCTCCTTGTCCTCGCCGACCAGACCCACCCCCACGTCCACTCCCCCCGCTTCCCGGAAAACCTGGGCCCCTTCGACCTGGTCCTGGGGGCGGGGGACCTACCGGGGGAGTACCTGGAGTACGTGGCCAGCAAGGTGGCGGTGCCTGTTCTCTATGTGCCCGGCAACCACGGGGAGGAGTGGGTGGGGGAGGGGCAGGAGAGGCGGCGGCCGGGGGGGGCGGTGAACCTCCACGGCCGGCTCTTCGCCCACCGGGGCCTCCTCCTCTACGGGGTGGGCGGGGTGCCCCGCTACCGGGAGGGGGAGGGGCAGCTCTCCGAGGGGGAGCTGCTGGCCCTAGCCCTGAAGCCCCTCTTCCTCCTGCCCCGCAGGCTCCTCTGGGGGCATGGGGTGGACGTCCTCCTCACCCACGCCCCGCCCCCGGGCCCCACGGCCGGGGAGGGCTTCCCCCACCGGGGAAGCCCCGCCTTCCTCCTCCTCCACCGCCTCCTCCGCCCCCGGCTCCACGTGCACGGCCACGTCCCCCTCCTCGGGGCCCCCTCCTTCCGCCGCCACCGCACCCCCCTGGGGGTGGAGGTGGTCCACGTCCAGGGCTACGCCCTCCTCAGCCTTTGA
- a CDS encoding tRNA (cytidine(34)-2'-O)-methyltransferase: MVHLVLYQPEIPQNTGNIARTAAALGFPLHLIRPLGFRLGDKRLLRAGLDYWPHVDLRVHDSWEAFLEAMPPGARVLAFSARAEGGLYGVRFQEGDYLLFGPETRGLPPEILARFPGVRIPMPGPVRSLNLAVAVGVAAYEAYRQLKG; the protein is encoded by the coding sequence GTGGTGCACCTGGTCCTTTACCAACCGGAGATCCCCCAGAACACCGGGAACATCGCCCGCACCGCCGCCGCCTTGGGCTTTCCCCTGCACCTCATCCGCCCCTTGGGCTTCCGCTTGGGGGACAAGCGGCTTCTCCGGGCGGGTCTGGACTACTGGCCCCACGTGGACCTCAGGGTCCACGACAGCTGGGAGGCTTTTCTGGAGGCCATGCCCCCCGGGGCCCGGGTCCTGGCCTTCAGCGCCCGGGCCGAGGGGGGGCTTTACGGGGTGCGGTTCCAAGAGGGGGACTACCTCCTCTTCGGCCCCGAGACCCGGGGGCTTCCCCCGGAGATCCTGGCCCGCTTTCCCGGGGTCCGGATCCCCATGCCGGGGCCGGTGCGCTCCCTGAACCTGGCGGTGGCCGTGGGGGTGGCGGCCTACGAGGCCTACCGCCAACTCAAAGGCTGA
- a CDS encoding ATP-binding protein, with protein MTWEELLERLSAGQDERTLFLPQDLSPEELARYAAGLANHKGGTLFLGVSPEGRVLGASEIHPLQITHALFQLTQGLLLPYVEVVEGPEGKVLALHLPQSPSAIAVGAGRVPFWDGKRLTELKLGQALPDPDFTAQVLPAASLSDLDPVEVLRLRRILEERGSNLAALPDLELLFALGLLERVEGEEKPTVAGLLLAGTPLALRRLLPQAEVSYYFHEGEEGYTFREDILRPIPALLERLRDLIQARNRVRYLTVGLFRLEVWDFDGEVYREALLNALVHRDWQSPDAIQVHHRRDRLEISNPGGFPPGITPENVLRHPPKRRNPRLAEALYRLGYVERAGSGVDKMYRLLLKYGKEPPEYRLFPEALTLVLYNPELDEAFVREIAEAQERLGGFSLDHLIVVGHLRRVGQAGLEEMTRALQLPPEAARRVLTRMERMGLLRREGGLYHLSRKDPLAERLLALLETPRARRELEGPLGLSPKAALGLLNRLIREGRVERVGRGAATRYRRRG; from the coding sequence GTGACGTGGGAAGAACTCTTGGAGCGGCTTTCCGCGGGGCAGGATGAGCGCACCCTCTTCCTGCCCCAGGACCTCTCCCCGGAGGAGCTGGCCCGCTACGCCGCGGGCCTGGCCAACCACAAGGGGGGCACCCTCTTCCTGGGGGTGAGCCCGGAGGGAAGGGTGCTGGGGGCCTCGGAGATCCACCCCCTGCAGATCACCCACGCCCTTTTCCAGCTCACCCAGGGCCTCCTCCTGCCCTACGTGGAGGTGGTGGAGGGGCCCGAGGGGAAGGTGCTGGCCCTCCACCTGCCCCAAAGCCCCTCGGCCATCGCCGTGGGGGCGGGGCGGGTGCCTTTTTGGGACGGCAAGCGGCTCACCGAGCTCAAGCTGGGCCAGGCCCTTCCCGACCCCGACTTCACCGCCCAGGTGTTGCCGGCGGCCAGCCTTTCCGACCTGGACCCGGTGGAGGTGCTCCGCCTAAGGCGCATCCTGGAGGAGCGGGGGAGCAACCTGGCGGCCCTGCCCGATTTGGAGCTCCTCTTCGCCCTAGGCCTTTTGGAGCGGGTGGAGGGGGAGGAGAAGCCCACGGTGGCCGGCCTCCTCCTGGCGGGCACCCCTTTGGCCCTAAGGCGGCTTCTCCCCCAGGCGGAGGTGAGCTACTACTTCCACGAGGGGGAGGAGGGGTACACCTTTCGGGAGGACATCCTCCGCCCCATACCTGCCCTCTTGGAGCGGCTTCGCGACCTCATCCAGGCCAGGAACCGGGTGCGCTACCTCACGGTGGGGCTTTTCCGCCTCGAGGTCTGGGACTTTGACGGGGAGGTTTACCGGGAGGCCCTCCTCAACGCCCTGGTCCACCGGGACTGGCAAAGCCCGGACGCCATCCAGGTGCACCACCGCCGGGACCGCCTGGAGATCTCAAACCCCGGGGGCTTCCCCCCGGGCATCACCCCGGAGAACGTTCTCCGCCACCCTCCCAAGAGGCGCAACCCCCGCCTGGCCGAGGCCCTTTACCGCCTGGGTTACGTGGAGCGGGCGGGGAGCGGGGTGGACAAGATGTACCGCCTCCTCCTCAAGTACGGCAAGGAGCCCCCGGAGTACCGCCTCTTTCCCGAAGCCCTCACCCTGGTCCTCTACAACCCCGAGCTGGACGAGGCCTTCGTGCGGGAGATCGCCGAGGCCCAGGAGCGGTTGGGCGGCTTCAGCCTGGACCACCTGATCGTTGTGGGCCACCTGCGCCGGGTAGGGCAGGCCGGCTTGGAGGAGATGACCCGGGCCCTCCAGCTTCCCCCGGAGGCGGCCCGTAGGGTCCTCACCCGGATGGAGCGCATGGGCCTTTTGCGCCGGGAGGGGGGCCTTTACCACCTCTCCCGGAAAGACCCCTTGGCGGAGCGGCTTCTGGCCCTTCTGGAGACCCCTCGAGCCCGCCGGGAGCTGGAAGGCCCCCTGGGCCTTTCCCCCAAGGCGGCCCTGGGCCTTCTGAACCGCCTCATCCGGGAGGGCCGGGTGGAGCGGGTGGGCCGAGGGGCGGCCACCCGCTACCGCAGGAGGGGGTAG
- a CDS encoding ammonium transporter, with translation MLVATALVLLMTPALAFFYGGLVRSKNALNTTMMSFAALGFVGVGWALLGYSLAFAEGGPWLGGLGHALLKGEGLEAKGEIPHLLFMAFQGTFAITTAALLTGALVERMRFPALLLFLTLWGLLVYAPLAHWVWGGGFLGAMGALDFAGGTVVHINAGVAALVGALVLGARKDYGRQALLPHNVPFTLLGAALLWFGWFGFNGGSALASGELAALAFANTMLAPAATLVVWALLDLLRTGKVTAVGLATAMVVGLVAITPAAGFVSPLSALVLGAVSAFPSYFFLLWRPRSRLDDSLDVFGAHGLAGITGALLTGLLAEKAWNGMADGFLFGNPAQLGVQALAVAVAIAYTALATFLLLKLTGLLTPLRASPKEEGLGLDVTQHGEEAYVEGEGAILVLPEATPPGLKPAGGEA, from the coding sequence ATGCTGGTCGCCACGGCCTTGGTGCTCCTCATGACCCCGGCCTTGGCCTTCTTCTACGGGGGGCTGGTGCGGAGCAAAAACGCCTTGAACACCACGATGATGAGCTTCGCCGCCCTGGGCTTCGTGGGGGTGGGCTGGGCGCTTCTCGGCTACAGCCTGGCCTTCGCCGAGGGCGGCCCTTGGCTGGGGGGCCTGGGGCACGCCCTGCTGAAGGGGGAGGGCCTCGAGGCCAAAGGGGAGATCCCCCACCTCCTCTTCATGGCCTTCCAGGGCACCTTCGCCATCACCACCGCCGCCCTCCTCACCGGAGCCCTGGTGGAGAGGATGCGCTTTCCCGCCCTGCTCCTCTTCCTCACCCTTTGGGGACTCCTGGTGTACGCCCCCCTGGCCCACTGGGTCTGGGGCGGGGGCTTCTTGGGGGCCATGGGGGCCTTGGACTTCGCCGGGGGCACGGTGGTGCACATCAACGCCGGGGTGGCGGCCCTGGTGGGAGCCCTGGTGCTGGGGGCCCGAAAGGACTATGGACGGCAGGCCCTCCTGCCCCACAACGTCCCCTTTACCCTTCTAGGCGCCGCCCTCCTCTGGTTCGGCTGGTTCGGGTTCAACGGGGGTAGCGCCTTGGCCTCGGGGGAGCTGGCCGCCTTGGCTTTCGCCAACACCATGCTGGCCCCCGCCGCCACCTTGGTGGTCTGGGCCCTTTTGGACCTCCTGCGCACCGGCAAGGTCACGGCCGTGGGTCTGGCCACGGCCATGGTGGTGGGCCTGGTGGCCATCACCCCGGCGGCGGGCTTCGTCTCCCCTCTTTCCGCCCTCGTGCTGGGTGCGGTAAGCGCCTTCCCCAGCTACTTCTTCCTCCTCTGGCGGCCAAGAAGCCGCCTGGACGACTCCCTGGACGTCTTCGGCGCCCACGGCCTCGCCGGCATCACCGGGGCCCTCCTCACCGGCCTCCTGGCGGAAAAGGCCTGGAACGGGATGGCGGATGGGTTCCTCTTCGGCAACCCCGCCCAGCTGGGGGTGCAAGCCCTGGCGGTGGCGGTGGCCATCGCCTACACCGCCCTGGCCACCTTCCTCCTCCTCAAGCTCACGGGCCTCCTCACCCCCTTGCGGGCCAGCCCCAAGGAGGAGGGGCTGGGCCTGGACGTCACCCAGCACGGGGAGGAGGCCTACGTGGAAGGGGAAGGGGCCATCCTGGTGCTCCCCGAGGCCACCCCCCCAGGACTTAAGCCCGCAGGAGGTGAGGCATGA
- a CDS encoding P-II family nitrogen regulator: MKLIVAIIRPEKLRDVLEALFKAEVRGLSISRVQGHGGETERVETYRGTTVKMALHEKIRLEIGVSEPFVRPTVEAILKAARTGEVGDGKVFVLPVEKVYRIRTGEEDEAAVTPVQ; encoded by the coding sequence ATGAAGCTCATCGTGGCCATCATCCGGCCGGAGAAGCTCCGGGATGTGCTGGAAGCCCTCTTCAAGGCGGAGGTGCGGGGGCTGTCCATCAGCAGGGTCCAGGGACACGGGGGGGAGACGGAAAGGGTGGAAACCTACCGGGGCACCACGGTGAAGATGGCCCTGCACGAGAAGATCCGCCTGGAGATCGGGGTATCCGAGCCCTTCGTAAGGCCCACGGTGGAGGCCATCCTCAAAGCCGCCCGCACCGGGGAGGTGGGGGATGGGAAGGTCTTCGTCCTGCCGGTGGAGAAGGTCTACCGCATCCGCACCGGGGAGGAGGACGAGGCCGCCGTGACCCCGGTACAATAG
- a CDS encoding HrcA family transcriptional regulator, protein MTARQRAILRLLVEEYIKTQAPVPSARLAEGLGLSPALCRYELIALEEMGYLQKPHASAGRVPTRQAFRQYSLSLLPPKPLPEATQERLQRALEGAREPEAFLVKMAVGLSGYPALLRLRPKNAPKVLQVHLSPLSGGILAVFVLEGGRVKEARLPLTLPAERLKQAEEALSGPFVALPPAPRGLEELFAHLARALSAGLSLVYREGLAEALKEPEARDPGFLERLVALYEAGGDEAVFTPPGRVDVRVGEVEGLAQVQSGFARGEWLGELVLLGPVRMRYPEALSVALSLSQVYTEQHAG, encoded by the coding sequence GTGACGGCGAGGCAACGGGCCATCCTCCGCCTCCTGGTGGAGGAGTACATCAAAACCCAAGCCCCCGTGCCCTCGGCGAGGCTCGCCGAGGGGTTGGGGCTTTCCCCCGCCCTCTGCCGCTACGAGCTCATCGCCCTCGAGGAGATGGGCTACCTGCAAAAGCCCCACGCCTCCGCGGGCCGGGTACCCACCCGGCAGGCCTTCCGCCAGTACTCCCTTTCCCTCCTCCCCCCAAAGCCCCTGCCCGAGGCCACCCAAGAGCGGCTTCAGCGGGCCCTGGAGGGGGCCAGGGAGCCTGAGGCCTTCTTGGTGAAGATGGCGGTGGGGCTTTCCGGGTACCCCGCCCTCCTGCGCCTGAGGCCCAAAAACGCCCCCAAGGTGCTCCAGGTCCACCTCTCCCCCCTGTCGGGGGGCATCCTGGCGGTTTTTGTCCTGGAGGGCGGGAGGGTGAAGGAGGCCAGGCTTCCCCTCACCCTCCCGGCCGAGCGGCTGAAACAGGCGGAGGAAGCCCTCTCCGGGCCCTTTGTCGCCTTACCCCCGGCTCCTAGGGGCCTCGAGGAGCTTTTTGCCCACCTTGCCCGGGCCCTCTCCGCAGGCCTTTCCCTCGTCTACCGGGAGGGCCTGGCCGAGGCCTTGAAGGAACCGGAGGCCAGGGATCCTGGCTTTCTGGAGCGCCTGGTGGCCCTATACGAGGCCGGAGGGGACGAGGCGGTCTTCACGCCCCCTGGCCGGGTGGATGTCCGGGTGGGGGAGGTGGAGGGCCTGGCCCAGGTGCAGTCGGGCTTTGCCCGGGGGGAGTGGCTGGGGGAGCTGGTCCTCCTGGGCCCCGTGCGCATGCGCTACCCCGAGGCCCTCTCCGTGGCCTTGAGCCTCAGCCAGGTCTATACTGAGCAGCATGCGGGTTGA